One stretch of Caldinitratiruptor microaerophilus DNA includes these proteins:
- a CDS encoding ABC transporter substrate-binding protein gives MKRTRAAIAAILLIGTLGLAACARQGSGTAGKPGAAGTGTAAQGSAPAGEPRTGGVLRVALNSEPPTLDYQYTTAGLTKKVAWHIYETLFTLGKNYEVVSMLAEKADVSSDGKTYTITLRRDVPFHNGKIMTAEDVVASLERWAQLAPSGRALFANVESLTAPDPHTVVFRLKEPYSSLLPALASTDQAPAIMPREIAEAAGKDPVKEIVGTGPYRLAEWKKDQYIRLVRFDRYAARPEPAEGLGGKKVAYLDEIRFLPVKDPTVRADGVQTGEYDVADIIPADQYERLKDNPELQVVIEKPFRWVVGVFNTVKPPFNDVRVRQAALAAVNPAEVMAAAIGPQEFWRLDPGLQFQEQVYHSTAGAEYYNQNSPEKARRLLQEAGYAGQPVILLTTKDYDYMYKAALVTKSHLEAAGFKVDLQVYDWPSLVERRARKDAWDMFFTGILFSADPSQIPFIGARGAWPGWWTSERVQHLMKEFNAATDTAQRKAVFDRIQQAFYEEAPMIKYGDAFEQVVLSRKVQGYVNRFDIAFWNVWKTE, from the coding sequence ATGAAGCGCACGCGCGCGGCCATCGCCGCCATCCTGCTGATCGGCACGCTCGGTCTTGCCGCCTGCGCACGCCAGGGTTCCGGGACCGCGGGGAAACCGGGCGCCGCCGGGACAGGCACGGCCGCCCAGGGATCCGCTCCGGCCGGGGAACCCCGCACCGGGGGCGTGCTCAGGGTGGCGCTGAACTCGGAACCGCCCACCTTGGACTACCAGTACACCACGGCCGGACTGACCAAGAAGGTGGCCTGGCACATCTACGAAACACTGTTCACTCTCGGCAAGAACTACGAGGTCGTCTCCATGCTGGCGGAAAAGGCGGACGTCAGCAGCGACGGCAAGACCTACACCATCACCCTCCGCCGCGACGTCCCGTTCCACAACGGCAAGATCATGACCGCCGAAGACGTGGTGGCCTCGCTCGAGCGCTGGGCGCAACTGGCACCGAGCGGCCGGGCCCTTTTCGCCAACGTGGAGTCGCTCACCGCCCCCGACCCGCACACCGTGGTGTTCCGGCTGAAGGAGCCCTACAGCTCCCTCCTGCCCGCCCTGGCCTCGACGGATCAGGCGCCTGCCATCATGCCCAGGGAGATCGCCGAGGCCGCCGGCAAGGACCCCGTCAAGGAGATCGTCGGCACGGGTCCCTATCGGCTCGCGGAGTGGAAGAAGGACCAGTACATCCGGCTCGTCCGCTTCGACCGGTACGCCGCCCGCCCCGAACCCGCCGAGGGCCTCGGGGGTAAGAAGGTCGCCTACCTGGACGAAATCCGCTTCCTCCCGGTCAAGGATCCCACCGTCCGCGCCGACGGGGTGCAGACCGGCGAGTACGACGTGGCCGACATCATCCCGGCGGACCAGTACGAACGGCTCAAGGACAACCCTGAGCTGCAGGTCGTCATCGAGAAGCCCTTCCGATGGGTCGTCGGCGTATTCAACACGGTGAAGCCGCCCTTCAACGACGTCCGCGTCCGGCAGGCCGCCCTGGCCGCCGTCAACCCGGCCGAGGTGATGGCGGCGGCGATCGGCCCACAGGAGTTCTGGCGGCTCGACCCGGGCTTGCAGTTCCAGGAGCAGGTCTACCATTCTACCGCCGGGGCGGAGTATTACAACCAGAACAGCCCCGAGAAGGCGCGCCGCCTCCTGCAGGAGGCCGGGTACGCGGGGCAGCCGGTCATCCTCCTGACGACCAAGGACTACGACTACATGTACAAGGCCGCCCTGGTGACCAAGTCGCACCTCGAGGCCGCAGGCTTTAAGGTGGACCTGCAGGTGTACGACTGGCCGTCGCTGGTCGAGCGGCGCGCGCGGAAGGACGCCTGGGACATGTTCTTCACCGGCATCCTCTTTTCCGCGGACCCGAGCCAGATCCCGTTCATCGGCGCGCGAGGCGCCTGGCCGGGGTGGTGGACAAGCGAGCGGGTCCAGCACCTCATGAAGGAGTTCAACGCCGCCACCGACACCGCCCAGCGCAAGGCCGTGTTCGACCGGATCCAGCAGGCCTTCTACGAGGAAGCGCCCATGATCAAGTACGGCGACGCCTTCGAGCAGGTCGTACTGTCCCGGAAGGTGCAGGGCTACGTGAACCGGTTCGACATCGCTTTCTGGAACGTCTGGAAGACGGAGTAG
- the menC gene encoding o-succinylbenzoate synthase, giving the protein MRVEQVRLRQVRMPLKSYFETSFGRQYDREFLIVEVRGEGLRGYGEVSTMAAPLYNEETTASAWVILEQNFIPQVLGRDFPHPHDLAAALQHFRRNHMAKAGLENAFWDLYARAQGQPLWAVLGGDPARKAVPVGISLGIQEHPETLLDQIAQALQRGYRRIKVKIRPGWDEPIIAAIRERFGDIPLMADANSAFTLADLDLLRRLDRHGLMMIEQPLAHDDIVDHARVQAELSTPICLDESIHSPEDARRALDLGSCRIINVKVGRVGGLSAVQALDRLARQRGVPLWCGGMLESGIGRAINLHLTTLPGFTLPGDTSPSDRYWERDIVSPPFTLNADGTITVPTGTGIGVDIDEEALDHYTVTAKDFAA; this is encoded by the coding sequence GTGCGCGTGGAACAAGTCCGGCTCCGCCAGGTCCGGATGCCGCTCAAGAGCTACTTCGAGACCAGCTTCGGGCGCCAGTACGACCGGGAGTTCCTCATCGTCGAGGTCCGCGGCGAGGGTCTTCGCGGGTACGGAGAAGTCTCCACCATGGCTGCCCCGCTGTACAACGAGGAGACGACGGCCTCCGCCTGGGTGATCCTGGAGCAGAACTTCATCCCCCAGGTCCTGGGCCGGGACTTCCCCCACCCCCACGACCTCGCCGCCGCCCTTCAGCACTTCCGGCGCAACCACATGGCGAAGGCCGGCCTCGAGAACGCGTTCTGGGACCTGTACGCACGGGCCCAGGGGCAGCCCCTCTGGGCGGTGCTGGGCGGCGACCCGGCACGCAAGGCGGTCCCCGTCGGCATCAGCCTCGGGATCCAGGAGCACCCGGAGACCCTGCTGGACCAGATCGCACAGGCACTGCAACGGGGTTACCGGCGGATCAAGGTCAAGATCCGCCCCGGGTGGGACGAGCCGATCATCGCCGCCATCCGGGAACGCTTCGGGGACATCCCCCTCATGGCCGACGCCAACTCGGCCTTCACGCTGGCCGACCTGGACCTCCTGCGTCGACTCGACCGGCATGGCCTCATGATGATCGAGCAGCCGCTGGCCCATGACGATATCGTCGATCACGCGCGGGTCCAGGCCGAACTCTCTACCCCGATCTGCCTCGACGAGTCCATCCACAGCCCCGAGGACGCCCGCCGGGCCCTCGACCTGGGGTCCTGCCGGATCATCAACGTCAAGGTCGGGCGCGTGGGCGGCCTGAGCGCGGTGCAGGCGCTCGACCGGCTCGCCCGCCAGCGGGGGGTACCGCTGTGGTGCGGCGGGATGTTGGAGTCGGGAATCGGCCGGGCCATCAACCTGCACCTCACCACGCTGCCGGGCTTCACGCTGCCCGGGGACACGTCGCCCAGCGACCGGTACTGGGAGCGGGACATCGTGAGCCCGCCCTTCACCCTGAACGCCGACGGCACCATCACGGTCCCGACGGGCACGGGCATCGGGGTGGATATCGATGAGGAGGCCCTGGACCACTACACGGTCACCGCAAAAGACTTTGCCGCCTGA
- a CDS encoding MurR/RpiR family transcriptional regulator, with amino-acid sequence MPEGASLPERMQQAGPRLTPRQRQAAEWIARTFPQVAFLTAAQVAREAGVSEATVIRLAVALGYAGYPELQAAAREGLGRTLRTFSRQAADAQGPGGVLHRVLEQEAANIRGLRNHITEADFERAVNLLCEAEAIHVVGARSSRFLAQYLGFILRAMLGPMVHILDGGVGDAAPHVAGMGPGHVAVVFTFPRYTRTTVDIARAARRRGAAVVGITDSPLSPLVPHSTVAFTCPIDSGFTWDSYAAAFGLAGALLGAVSLGLRERVVRTLGRLEEALKDLDPFLGP; translated from the coding sequence GTGCCGGAAGGGGCATCCCTGCCCGAACGAATGCAGCAGGCCGGCCCGCGCCTGACGCCTCGGCAGCGCCAGGCGGCCGAGTGGATCGCGCGCACGTTCCCTCAGGTCGCATTCCTGACAGCCGCGCAGGTGGCACGCGAGGCGGGCGTCAGCGAGGCCACCGTGATCCGCCTGGCCGTGGCCCTGGGCTACGCCGGGTACCCGGAACTGCAGGCAGCCGCCAGAGAAGGTCTGGGGCGGACACTCCGGACCTTCAGCCGCCAGGCGGCCGACGCGCAGGGGCCGGGAGGGGTCCTGCACCGGGTTCTGGAACAGGAGGCCGCCAACATCCGCGGGCTCCGCAATCACATCACCGAGGCAGACTTCGAGCGGGCCGTGAACCTCCTCTGTGAGGCCGAGGCCATCCACGTCGTGGGCGCCCGGTCTTCCCGCTTCCTGGCGCAGTACCTCGGCTTCATCCTTCGTGCCATGCTCGGGCCGATGGTCCACATCCTGGACGGCGGGGTAGGCGACGCGGCGCCCCACGTCGCCGGGATGGGCCCCGGCCACGTGGCCGTCGTCTTCACCTTTCCCCGCTACACCCGCACAACGGTCGACATCGCCCGGGCCGCCCGACGCAGGGGGGCAGCGGTCGTGGGGATCACCGACAGCCCGCTCTCGCCCCTCGTCCCCCACTCGACCGTCGCCTTCACCTGTCCAATCGACTCGGGCTTCACCTGGGACTCGTACGCGGCGGCGTTCGGGCTGGCCGGAGCGCTCCTCGGGGCGGTGAGCCTCGGGCTGCGCGAGCGCGTGGTCCGGACCCTCGGGCGACTCGAGGAAGCCCTCAAGGACCTCGACCCGTTCCTCGGCCCCTGA
- a CDS encoding cupin domain-containing protein — MAVIKRYTGDGEAHSWEGVEVQRYGDGASLGASVQRLIGRQEEAPTFALRYFEIQPGGYSVLESHAYEHGVVIFRGSGTVLLGDEEHPVRTGDVVYIPGWERHQFRNPGPDVLGFLCIVPANRPRSAHSVD, encoded by the coding sequence ATGGCGGTCATCAAGCGGTACACCGGCGACGGCGAGGCTCACTCCTGGGAGGGCGTGGAAGTCCAGCGCTACGGCGATGGCGCTTCCCTCGGCGCCTCCGTGCAGCGGCTCATTGGCCGGCAGGAGGAGGCGCCGACGTTCGCGCTCCGGTACTTCGAAATCCAGCCGGGCGGGTACAGCGTGCTCGAGTCCCACGCTTACGAACACGGCGTGGTCATCTTCCGGGGCTCCGGCACGGTGCTCCTGGGCGATGAGGAGCACCCGGTCCGCACCGGCGATGTGGTGTACATTCCGGGCTGGGAACGGCACCAGTTCCGGAACCCGGGTCCGGACGTGCTCGGGTTCCTCTGCATCGTCCCCGCGAACCGGCCGCGGTCGGCCCACTCGGTGGACTGA
- a CDS encoding RuBisCO large subunit C-terminal-like domain-containing protein has translation MPAKSSLNLSGNRFAVAYRLSDSLEAAWARAQDICFEQTVEFPEELLPAGEIRDHLVGRVEALEELEPGQVEVVVSYAVEIVGADLTQLLNVVFGNISLKPGVRLERLELPESLLQRYRGPRFGREGLRDWLGASGRPLLATALKPVGLTSHELAEQAYQFALGGIDIIKDDHGLTDQPFAPFRERVERCAEAVRRANRETGGRSIYVANVTAPGEEALERALLAKAAGAGGLLVCPGLTGFDTMRRLAEDDRIALPVMSHPAFLGSWVTSPTSGISHHALFGQIMRLAGADAVIYPNWGGRFSFSRDECRQIAEGCEAPMGHLKPAFPTPAGGMTPERIPEMSVFYGQDAIFLIGGGLHRDGPDLAQNSRRLVDLLLQYR, from the coding sequence ATGCCCGCCAAGAGCTCCCTCAACCTCTCCGGCAACCGCTTCGCCGTGGCCTACCGCCTCAGCGATTCCCTGGAGGCCGCCTGGGCCCGGGCGCAGGACATCTGCTTCGAGCAGACGGTGGAATTCCCGGAGGAACTGCTACCGGCAGGGGAGATCCGGGACCACCTCGTGGGCCGCGTCGAGGCCCTGGAGGAACTGGAGCCCGGCCAGGTAGAGGTCGTGGTCAGCTACGCGGTGGAGATCGTGGGCGCGGACCTGACCCAGCTCCTCAACGTGGTGTTCGGCAACATCAGCCTGAAGCCCGGGGTCCGCCTCGAGCGGCTGGAGTTGCCGGAGAGCCTCCTCCAGCGCTACCGGGGGCCCCGCTTCGGCCGGGAGGGCCTGCGCGACTGGCTCGGAGCATCCGGACGGCCGCTCCTCGCCACTGCCCTCAAACCCGTGGGGCTCACCTCCCACGAGCTGGCGGAGCAGGCCTACCAGTTCGCGCTCGGGGGCATCGACATCATCAAGGACGACCACGGTCTCACGGATCAGCCCTTCGCCCCGTTCCGGGAGCGGGTGGAGCGGTGCGCGGAGGCAGTCCGCCGCGCCAACCGGGAGACCGGGGGTCGTTCGATCTACGTGGCCAACGTCACCGCCCCCGGGGAGGAAGCGCTCGAACGGGCGCTGCTGGCGAAGGCGGCCGGGGCGGGCGGGCTCCTGGTTTGCCCGGGGCTGACGGGGTTCGATACCATGCGGCGTCTGGCGGAAGACGACCGCATCGCCCTTCCTGTGATGAGCCACCCCGCCTTCCTGGGGAGCTGGGTGACGAGCCCGACCAGCGGCATCTCCCACCACGCCCTGTTCGGCCAGATCATGCGCCTGGCCGGTGCCGACGCGGTGATCTACCCGAACTGGGGCGGGCGGTTCTCGTTCAGCCGGGACGAGTGCCGCCAGATCGCCGAAGGCTGTGAGGCGCCGATGGGGCACCTGAAGCCGGCCTTTCCGACCCCGGCGGGCGGCATGACCCCGGAGCGGATCCCGGAGATGTCGGTGTTCTACGGTCAGGACGCGATCTTTCTCATCGGCGGTGGCCTCCACCGGGACGGCCCGGACCTGGCACAGAACAGCCGCCGGTTGGTGGATCTGCTGTTGCAGTACCGATGA